A genomic window from Bubalus bubalis isolate 160015118507 breed Murrah chromosome X, NDDB_SH_1, whole genome shotgun sequence includes:
- the HPRT1 gene encoding hypoxanthine-guanine phosphoribosyltransferase isoform X2, with product MQAWVFKESLSFMISDDEPGYDLNLFCIPNHYAEDLEKVFIPHGLIMDRTERLARDVMKEMGGHHIVALCVLKGGYKFFADLLDYIKALNRNSDKSIPMTVDFIRLKSYCNDQSTGDIKVIGGDDLSALTGKNVLIVEDIIDTGKTMQTLLALVKKHKPKMVKVASLLMKRTPRSVGYKPDFVGFEIPDKFVVGYALDYNEYFRDLNHVCVISETGKAKYKA from the exons ATGCAAGCGTGGGTTTTTAAGGAATCACTTAGCTTcatg attagcGATGATGAACCAGGTTATGAcctaaatttattttgtatacCCAATCATTATGCTGAGGATTTGGAGAAAGTGTTTATTCCTCATGGACTAATTATGGACAG GACCGAACGACTGGCTCGAGATGTGATGAAGGAGATGGGTGGCCATCACATTGTGGCCCTCTGTGTGCTCAAGGGGGGCTATAAGTTCTTTGCTGACCTGTTGGATTACATCAAAGCACTGAACAGAAATAGTGACAAATCCATTCCTATGACTGTGGATTTTATCAGACTGAAGAGCTACTGT aacgACCAGTCAACAGGTGACATAAAAGTAATTGGTGGAGATGATCTCTCAGCTTTAACTGGAAAG aaTGTCTTGATTGTCGAA gATATAATTGACACTGGGAAGACAATGCAGACTTTGCTTGCCTTGGTCAAGAAGCATAAACCAAAGATGGTCAAGGTTGCGAG CTTGCTGATGAAAAGGACCCCTCGAAGTGTTGGATATAAACCAGACT TTGTTGGATTTGAAATTCCAGACAAGTTTGTTGTGGGATATGCCCTTGACTATAATGAATACTTCAGGGACTTGAAT CACGTGTGTGTCATTAGCGAAACtggaaaagcaaaatacaaagcCTAA
- the HPRT1 gene encoding hypoxanthine-guanine phosphoribosyltransferase isoform X4 codes for MCLNMMLIISDDEPGYDLNLFCIPNHYAEDLEKVFIPHGLIMDRTERLARDVMKEMGGHHIVALCVLKGGYKFFADLLDYIKALNRNSDKSIPMTVDFIRLKSYCNDQSTGDIKVIGGDDLSALTGKNVLIVEDIIDTGKTMQTLLALVKKHKPKMVKVASLLMKRTPRSVGYKPDFVGFEIPDKFVVGYALDYNEYFRDLNHVCVISETGKAKYKA; via the exons attagcGATGATGAACCAGGTTATGAcctaaatttattttgtatacCCAATCATTATGCTGAGGATTTGGAGAAAGTGTTTATTCCTCATGGACTAATTATGGACAG GACCGAACGACTGGCTCGAGATGTGATGAAGGAGATGGGTGGCCATCACATTGTGGCCCTCTGTGTGCTCAAGGGGGGCTATAAGTTCTTTGCTGACCTGTTGGATTACATCAAAGCACTGAACAGAAATAGTGACAAATCCATTCCTATGACTGTGGATTTTATCAGACTGAAGAGCTACTGT aacgACCAGTCAACAGGTGACATAAAAGTAATTGGTGGAGATGATCTCTCAGCTTTAACTGGAAAG aaTGTCTTGATTGTCGAA gATATAATTGACACTGGGAAGACAATGCAGACTTTGCTTGCCTTGGTCAAGAAGCATAAACCAAAGATGGTCAAGGTTGCGAG CTTGCTGATGAAAAGGACCCCTCGAAGTGTTGGATATAAACCAGACT TTGTTGGATTTGAAATTCCAGACAAGTTTGTTGTGGGATATGCCCTTGACTATAATGAATACTTCAGGGACTTGAAT CACGTGTGTGTCATTAGCGAAACtggaaaagcaaaatacaaagcCTAA
- the HPRT1 gene encoding hypoxanthine-guanine phosphoribosyltransferase isoform X1: protein MEPTLLTLILDFTASRTISDDEPGYDLNLFCIPNHYAEDLEKVFIPHGLIMDRTERLARDVMKEMGGHHIVALCVLKGGYKFFADLLDYIKALNRNSDKSIPMTVDFIRLKSYCNDQSTGDIKVIGGDDLSALTGKNVLIVEDIIDTGKTMQTLLALVKKHKPKMVKVASLLMKRTPRSVGYKPDFVGFEIPDKFVVGYALDYNEYFRDLNHVCVISETGKAKYKA, encoded by the exons ATGGAGCCTACTTTGctgaccttgatcttggacttcacagcctccagaaca attagcGATGATGAACCAGGTTATGAcctaaatttattttgtatacCCAATCATTATGCTGAGGATTTGGAGAAAGTGTTTATTCCTCATGGACTAATTATGGACAG GACCGAACGACTGGCTCGAGATGTGATGAAGGAGATGGGTGGCCATCACATTGTGGCCCTCTGTGTGCTCAAGGGGGGCTATAAGTTCTTTGCTGACCTGTTGGATTACATCAAAGCACTGAACAGAAATAGTGACAAATCCATTCCTATGACTGTGGATTTTATCAGACTGAAGAGCTACTGT aacgACCAGTCAACAGGTGACATAAAAGTAATTGGTGGAGATGATCTCTCAGCTTTAACTGGAAAG aaTGTCTTGATTGTCGAA gATATAATTGACACTGGGAAGACAATGCAGACTTTGCTTGCCTTGGTCAAGAAGCATAAACCAAAGATGGTCAAGGTTGCGAG CTTGCTGATGAAAAGGACCCCTCGAAGTGTTGGATATAAACCAGACT TTGTTGGATTTGAAATTCCAGACAAGTTTGTTGTGGGATATGCCCTTGACTATAATGAATACTTCAGGGACTTGAAT CACGTGTGTGTCATTAGCGAAACtggaaaagcaaaatacaaagcCTAA
- the HPRT1 gene encoding hypoxanthine-guanine phosphoribosyltransferase isoform X3, with translation MAARSPSVVISDDEPGYDLNLFCIPNHYAEDLEKVFIPHGLIMDRTERLARDVMKEMGGHHIVALCVLKGGYKFFADLLDYIKALNRNSDKSIPMTVDFIRLKSYCNDQSTGDIKVIGGDDLSALTGKNVLIVEDIIDTGKTMQTLLALVKKHKPKMVKVASLLMKRTPRSVGYKPDFVGFEIPDKFVVGYALDYNEYFRDLNHVCVISETGKAKYKA, from the exons attagcGATGATGAACCAGGTTATGAcctaaatttattttgtatacCCAATCATTATGCTGAGGATTTGGAGAAAGTGTTTATTCCTCATGGACTAATTATGGACAG GACCGAACGACTGGCTCGAGATGTGATGAAGGAGATGGGTGGCCATCACATTGTGGCCCTCTGTGTGCTCAAGGGGGGCTATAAGTTCTTTGCTGACCTGTTGGATTACATCAAAGCACTGAACAGAAATAGTGACAAATCCATTCCTATGACTGTGGATTTTATCAGACTGAAGAGCTACTGT aacgACCAGTCAACAGGTGACATAAAAGTAATTGGTGGAGATGATCTCTCAGCTTTAACTGGAAAG aaTGTCTTGATTGTCGAA gATATAATTGACACTGGGAAGACAATGCAGACTTTGCTTGCCTTGGTCAAGAAGCATAAACCAAAGATGGTCAAGGTTGCGAG CTTGCTGATGAAAAGGACCCCTCGAAGTGTTGGATATAAACCAGACT TTGTTGGATTTGAAATTCCAGACAAGTTTGTTGTGGGATATGCCCTTGACTATAATGAATACTTCAGGGACTTGAAT CACGTGTGTGTCATTAGCGAAACtggaaaagcaaaatacaaagcCTAA